In Mustelus asterias chromosome 17, sMusAst1.hap1.1, whole genome shotgun sequence, the following are encoded in one genomic region:
- the olig2 gene encoding oligodendrocyte transcription factor 2, whose amino-acid sequence MDSDASLISSQPSSPDLFLSDDPSSGFSSTVSSTQTECGAELCGQRGAQLRAKDNLRLKDKKQMSESELQQLRLKINSRERKRMHDLNIAMDGLREVMPYAHGPSVRKLSKIATLLLARNYILMLTNSLEEMKRLVSEIYGGHHGSFHPSAACGSLGHAGAPLAGHPASHPPHPVHHPIMAPAVTSASLSGAGLSAANTIRAPHGLLKTAGASSAPLGSGFQQWGGMPCPCSMCQVAPPHHVASISTASMSRLSSDSK is encoded by the coding sequence ATGGATTCCGATGCCAGTCTCATATCAAGCCAGCCTTCCTCCCCGGATCTCTTTCTGTCCGATGACCCTTCCTCGGGCTTCTCAAGCACTGTGTCCTCCACCCAGACCGAGTGCGGCGCTGAGCTCTGCGGCCAGAGAGGGGCTCAGCTCCGAGCCAAGGACAACCTCAGGCTCAAAGACAAGAAGCAGATGAGTGAGTCGGAGCTCCAGCAGCTCCGGCTGAAGATCAACAGCCGGGAGCGCAAGAGGATGCACGACCTGAACATTGCCATGGACGGGCTGCGGGAAGTCATGCCTTACGCCCATGGACCGTCGGTGCGGAAACTGTCCAAAATCGCCACGCTGCTGCTGGCCAGGAACTACATCCTGATGCTGACCAACTCCCTGGAGGAGATGAAGAGGCTGGTGAGTGAGATCTATGGTGGCCACCACGGCAGCTTCCACCCCTCGGCGGCTTGCGGGAGCCTCGGCCACGCCGGGGCCCCCCTGGCCGGCCACCCGGCCTCGCACCCGCCTCACCCGGTGCACCACCCCATCATGGCCCCGGCCGTCACCTCCGCCTCCCTGTCCGGCGCCGGCCTCTCGGCCGCGAACACCATCCGAGCCCCGCACGGCCTGCTGAAGACGGCGGGGGCTTCCTCCGCTCCGCTGGGCAGCGGCTTCCAGCAGTGGGGCGGGATGCCCTGTCCATGCAGCATGTGCCAAGTGGCACCACCTCACCATGTCGCCAGCATCAGCACAGCCAGCATGTCTCGCCTCTCTTCCGACAGCAAGTGA